A window from Bacillota bacterium encodes these proteins:
- the noc gene encoding nucleoid occlusion protein, whose translation MKDELARLMGLRRKGEAGAKETVKDIALSLIRSNPYQPREAFDEESLRELADSIREHGVIQPVILRQVGDQYEVIAGERRLRACRMAGLESVPAIVRDMSPGESAEVSLVENLQRKDLNVLEEAAGYQRLLGEFGLTQQELAKRLGKSQSTIANKLRLLKLPRAVLDALGREMLSERHARALLRLPSEQEQLMVLRRIQAQGLTVGQTEALIDERLKEIRRKRVRRKVRGQEAGAVRAFKDIRVFLNSLKDVVRQLKATGVKVGFEERDEGDVLELRIRIARSLQDGRDSGDRSEGPRVAEG comes from the coding sequence ATGAAGGATGAGCTTGCGCGCCTGATGGGCTTGCGTCGGAAAGGTGAAGCAGGCGCGAAGGAGACCGTCAAGGACATAGCGTTGAGCCTCATCAGGTCCAACCCTTATCAACCGCGGGAGGCGTTCGACGAGGAAAGCCTTCGGGAGCTGGCTGACTCCATAAGGGAGCACGGCGTAATTCAGCCGGTGATCCTTCGGCAAGTGGGGGACCAGTACGAGGTCATCGCGGGCGAGCGGCGCCTCCGGGCGTGCCGGATGGCAGGTCTCGAGAGCGTGCCTGCCATAGTGCGGGACATGTCGCCAGGCGAGAGCGCTGAGGTGTCGCTGGTTGAGAACCTTCAGCGCAAGGACCTCAACGTCTTGGAGGAGGCGGCGGGCTATCAGAGGCTGCTCGGTGAGTTTGGGCTGACTCAGCAGGAGCTTGCGAAGCGTTTGGGGAAAAGCCAGTCCACCATCGCCAACAAACTCAGGCTGCTGAAGCTGCCTCGAGCGGTCCTCGACGCGCTGGGGCGAGAGATGCTGTCCGAGCGGCACGCGAGAGCGCTGTTGAGACTGCCTTCTGAGCAAGAGCAGTTGATGGTGCTGCGGCGGATACAGGCTCAAGGGCTGACGGTGGGGCAGACGGAGGCGCTCATAGACGAGAGACTGAAGGAGATCCGCCGGAAACGCGTGAGACGCAAGGTGCGTGGACAGGAAGCAGGGGCTGTTCGCGCGTTCAAGGACATCAGGGTGTTCCTGAACTCACTGAAAGACGTGGTGAGGCAACTGAAGGCGACGGGCGTGAAGGTCGGCTTCGAGGAGAGGGACGAAGGGGACGTTCTCGAGCTGAGGATCAGGATCGCCAGATCTTTACAGGACGGGCGGGATAGCGGCGACCGATCTGAAGGACCGAGAGTGGCTGAGGGGTAA
- the rsmG gene encoding 16S rRNA (guanine(527)-N(7))-methyltransferase RsmG has translation MGVADILKRGAEELGIELDARAIELFERYYRELAEWNRRMNLTSIEGEEEVAIKHFLDSLTCLLAVDLWGGCSVVDVGSGAGFPGVVLKVARPEIRLTLVEASRKKAEFLRKLASVLEIEDVEVLWDRAERVGQTTGYREAFDVATARGVADMAALVEVCLPLVKVGGVFVAMKGPDVGEEIAGAMDAVEVVGGRVARLVSVALPSGYGGRTLSVINKERRTPGRYPRRPGIPGKRPIRGPGGL, from the coding sequence GTGGGCGTGGCGGACATACTGAAACGCGGAGCAGAAGAGCTGGGAATAGAGCTCGACGCGAGGGCGATCGAACTCTTCGAGCGCTACTACCGGGAGCTGGCCGAGTGGAACCGGAGGATGAATCTCACGTCGATAGAGGGTGAGGAAGAGGTGGCGATCAAGCACTTTCTCGACTCTCTCACGTGTCTCTTGGCGGTTGACCTCTGGGGAGGCTGCAGCGTGGTTGACGTGGGAAGCGGAGCGGGGTTTCCAGGTGTGGTGCTGAAGGTGGCGCGTCCGGAGATCAGGCTTACGCTGGTTGAGGCGTCTCGGAAGAAAGCGGAGTTCCTGAGGAAGCTCGCAAGCGTCCTGGAGATCGAGGACGTTGAGGTGTTGTGGGACCGCGCGGAGCGCGTAGGGCAGACGACAGGCTACCGGGAGGCGTTCGATGTAGCGACAGCGAGAGGTGTAGCGGACATGGCGGCCCTGGTAGAGGTGTGTCTCCCCCTGGTGAAAGTGGGAGGGGTATTCGTAGCCATGAAGGGGCCCGACGTTGGTGAAGAGATAGCAGGGGCAATGGACGCCGTGGAGGTCGTGGGAGGACGGGTCGCGCGGCTAGTCTCCGTGGCGCTGCCGAGCGGGTACGGCGGAAGAACGCTTTCGGTCATAAACAAGGAGCGGCGGACCCCCGGGCGATACCCGAGGCGACCAGGCATTCCGGGCAAGAGGCCGATCAGGGGGCCTGGCGGCTTGTGA